In a genomic window of Oncorhynchus kisutch isolate 150728-3 linkage group LG9, Okis_V2, whole genome shotgun sequence:
- the LOC109896914 gene encoding leukotriene B4 receptor 1-like gives MAHNQSIPLRLLSNFSLPQIIPPSLTNPSSSLYPFSSSTSPSLFLSTSMHILNTTNTSVFGGNQSIVGNTTSTTVGALILCLVLLLGLPGNLFIIWSILARARRRSVTTLLILNLAVADGSLMALTPFFVIYLVKKTWVFGNIMCKILFYLCLANMYASIQLIMLMSLHRLVAVVWPKRVAALAGRKAVLRGVLVLWTMVLVASIPALLFRDERKTVHPNGKSRVVCESLHKQQSHVVLQYTLETVLGFVVPYGVIIGSYICILRRIRQTRFRRRIRSENLILAIVVTFGVFWLPYHVINIVQVAAALSPKDSTLKARLDPIWQTSRAVTSALAFISSCANPVLYTFVGKSYIRRDGFAFMARLFEGTAQDSGTRKSRQNSQNSRERDRDAKEVGLKEKEGDLESTTSSNVMSPVCVKPVKNGKPGPIPT, from the exons ATGGCCCACAACCAAAGCATTCCCCTTCGCCTCCTGTCCAACTTCTCCCTCCCCCaaatcatccctccatccctcacaaacccctcctcatccctctatccGTTCTCCTCCTCGACATCCCCCTCCCTGTTCCTGTCCACCTCCATGCACATCCTGAACACCACCAACACGTCTGTTTTCGGGGGAAACCAAAGCATTGTGGGTAATACCACCTCCACGACAGTAGGGGCTCTCATCCTGTGTCTGGTCTTGCTGCTGGGCCTCCCCGGCAACCTCTTCATCATCTGGAGTATCCTGGCGCGTGCCCGTCGTCGCTCCGTcaccaccctcctcatcctcaatCTAGCGGTGGCCGACGGCTCACTCATGGCGCTCACGCCCTTCTTCGTGATCTACCTGGTCAAGAAGACTTGGGTTTTTGGCAATATCATGTGCAAG ATACTCTTTTACTTGTGCCTAGCCAACATGTACGCCTCCATCCAACTGATCATGCTGATGAGCCTGCACAGGCTGGTGGCCGTGGTGTGGCCTAAGCGCGTCGCTGCACTTGCTGGACGGAAGGCGGTACTGCGTGGGGTGCTGGTGCTGTGGACCATGGTGCTGGTCGCGTCCATCCCTGCGTTGCTGTTCAGGGACGAGCGGAAGACCGTGCACCCCAATGGGAAGAGCCGGGTAGTGTGTGAGTCGTTGCACAAGCAGCAGAGTCAT GTGGTGCTCCAGTACACGTTGGAAACAGTGCTGGGATTTGTAGTTCCTTACGGGGTGATTATAGGCAGCTACATCTGCATCCTGCGGCGGATCAGGCAGACAAG GTTCAGGAGGAGGATCCGCAGTGAGAATCTCATCCTGGCCATCGTGGTAACCTTCGGTGTCTTCTGGTTGCCCTACCATGTCATCAACATTGTGCAG GTTGCTGCAGCACTTTCTCCAAAGGATTCAACTCTAAAAGCAAG GCTTGACCCTATTTGGCAGACCAGCCGTGCGGTCACCTCAGCCCTGGCCTTCATCAGCAGCTGTGCCAACCCTGTCCTCTACACTTTTGTTGGCAAGTCCTACATCAGGCGGGACGGCTTTGCCTTCATGGCCCGCTTGTTCGAGGGCACGGCGCAGGACTCTGGGACAAGGAAGAGCCGACAGAACAGCCAGAAtagccgagagagagacagggatgcaaAGGAGGTCGGACTGAAGGAAAAGGAGGGAGACCTAGAGTCGACAACCAGCTCCAATGTCATGAGTCCCGTCTGTGTGAAACCTGTTAAGAATGGCAAGCCGGGCCCGATTCCGACTTAG
- the LOC109896917 gene encoding leukotriene B4 receptor 1 gives MESTAWNTTTYFSTDSSTPNPSIPYSVGISFLLVAMALGLPGNLLVVWTILFRLSRRSITSLFILQLAAADALVLLSAPFFIHQLFKSRVWEFGEIMCKLLHYVCGINMYLSILLITLMGVDRLHGVLRPFWSQRVRTKSKLFPIMGVVWALATVLPTPQLVYRQVRKGECTTHHPGPAHQVFHYSLETVTAFLVPFSIMTFCYLRIAHALASSRAHWHHRSYRKTNRLITLIVVTFALLWAPYHLVNILQVGAVLSGSSTDLLGFCLRARTVVIAVAYLSSAVNPLLYTMAGSCSGSSLTIYGSSSRCLGGVAQLLEGTATNMDMPSVRAKHDGSGREKEKEDWGGGKPEGEVEEMTMVPGKREVEKEDEEAEQEKEMTIVPGKKEEEEGN, from the exons ATGGAATCCACAGCATGGAATACCACCACCTACTTCTCTACCGACTCATCCACTCCCAACCCCTCCATCCCTTATTCTGTCGGAATCTCCTTTCTCCTGGTTGCTATGGCCTTGGGTCTCCCCGGAAACCTCCTAGTGGTTTGGACCATACTATTCCGCCTGAGTCGCCGTTCCATCAcgtccctcttcatcctccagcTAGCGGCCGCTGACGCACTCGTGCTGCTCTCCGCACCCTTCTTTATTCACCAGCTCTTCAAGTCCAGAGTCTGGGAGTTTGGAGAGATAATGTGTAAGCTCCTGCATTACGTCTGTGGCATCAACATGTACCTCAGCATCCTATTGATCACCTTGATGGGGGTCGACCGACTCCATGGCGTGCTACGCCCTTTCTGGTCCCAGCGAGTCCGGACGAAGTCGAAGCTCTTTCCTATCATGGGTGTGGTGTGGGCGCTGGCTACGGTGCTGCCCACTCCTCAGCTTGTGTACCGCCAGGTCCGAAAGGGGGAGTGTACCACGCATCACCCCGGGCCCGCCCACCAG GTGTTCCACTATTCCCTAGAAACAGTTACTGCGTTCCTGGTCCCCTTCAGCATCATGACGTTCTGCTACTTACGCATCGCTCATGCCTTAGCATCCAGCCGTGCCCACTGGCACCACCGCTCCTACAGGAAGACCAACCGCCTCATCACACTGATAGTCGTGACTTTCGCCCTCTTGTGGGCTCCGTACCACCTGGTCAACATCCTGCAA GTGGGGGCCGTTCTCTCCGGGTCTTCCACGGATTTGCTGGGGTTCTGTCTGAGAGCTAGGACAGTGGTCATAGCTGTAGCTTACCTCAGCAGTGCTGTCAACCCTCTGCTCTATACCATGGCTGGCTCCTGCTCTGGCTCCTCCCTCACAATCTATGGCTCCTCCTCCAGGTGTTTGGGGGGCGTGGCACAGCTGCTTGAGGGGACGGCCACCAACATGGACATGCCCAGCGTGAGAGCAAAGCATGATGGTAgcggtagagagaaagagaaggaggactGGGGAGGTGGGAAACCAGAGGGAGAGGTTGAAGAAATGACAATGGTTCCAGggaaaagagaggtggagaaggaggacGAGGAGGCAGAACAAGAAAAAGAGATGACAATAGTTCCAggaaaaaaggaggaagaggagggaaactAA